The Choloepus didactylus isolate mChoDid1 chromosome 15, mChoDid1.pri, whole genome shotgun sequence genome segment CCATCTGCCATAAcatgtattttacttatttattatctgACTCTATTCTCTAGAATGTAAGTGTGAAGgcagaaatttttttctcttatacacTGCTACATCTCCAGCACCTACAACACTACTGGCATATAGAGTAcaaccaataaatatttttgaataaatgtatTAATATCTCATGTGATAGCAGAACATTTTAAGGGGAGTTCTTATTAggtcctctctgtttttttttcagcagaTCAAGAATTACctagaaaagttggaaaaatttcTTAAGCAAATTAGAAAATCTGCTAATTTCAAGTTGAGAATTGCTTCCCTAATTCTACTTTCTCCCCGGCATCCCTCCTCCTCACATATATTGAACATCTATCCCTGCAGTACCACAAAAGCAAATTACTCTGTAGCCTGCTATTATTTCCCTACAGTGATTCCATATGATGTGGAGGAGGCAGTGCCAACAATGCATATTTagtattatttaaataaactggGAGATAGAGGAATCTATTCTAATTACTCCAAATTATTTTGGATCAATCTAGGACTATATTCACTTATATATAGTCTATATATATAGTCTATTATAAGGTCAGTTAAAGGAAGGGCAGGGCTTTCCATGCCCTCCATAATTTGTTGAAGAAGAATGTCCATCAGTGACCTATTAAACTGGACCAAAAAGAAAGGTCTAGGTCCATAGTTAAACATTCCCAGAAGGCAACTGGATATCTGAACAGTGAACTAAGGGATTTTGAAACTTCCGGAGAATATAGACagacaaaggaaaatgaaggtgtgGAAAGAAGCAATGACTACCTCTACAAACTGCATAGTGGCCTGACAACCTGCTGATCTGCTGAAAGTAAGTCACCTCGACTTGGCTAAgcttagtgttctagtttgctaatgctgccagaatgcaaaacaccagagatggattgccttttataaaggagagtttatttggttacacagttagagtgttcaggccataaagtgtccaaggtaacacatcagcaactgggtaccttcactggaggatggccaatggtgtccggaaaacctctgttagctgggaaggtacgtggctggcgtctgctccaaagttctggtttcaaaatggctttctcccaggatgttcctctctaggctgcagttcctcaaaaatgtcactcttagttgcacttggggtatttgtcctctcttagcttctctagagcaagagtctgctttcaaccgccatcttcaaaatgtttctcatctacagctcctgtgctttcttcaaagtgtccctcttggctgtagctcctcttcaaaacatcactcacagctgcactgagttccctctgcccctcagctcatttatatagctccactgatcaaggcccacccttaatgggtggggccatgcctccatggaaatatctcatcagagttatcacctacagttgggtggggcacatttccatgcaaatctagtCAGCaacaaaatgtctgccccacaagattgaatcaaagaatatggctttttctgggggacataatacattcaaaccagcacacctagtgACCACTATCTTATTCCAGCTTGCTGATTTTCTTAACTACAAATGCTAAGACATGATTGCTGACAAAGGCTCTATCTCCAGAACAAGGGATAGATGATGTTTGCTCCTTTGTCTAGAGTCCAAAACTCATTCCAAAACAAACAGATAGGAAATTATTTCCAGGATAGCTCAGTACAAATTTGACATTTGCAAACTTTGACCCTTTTAGTCTTTCTCAACTGGGTTTCCTCAAGATAAGTCCAAATATACCAAGGCATCAACTTCCTAATGAATTAACTTCTCTCCTATGCATAGCACTAGTTATGTACCATCCTGTGCAGAATTAAGAAGATAATCACTCAAATCATTTTCTGTGTTCTGTAGTGCAGATAACTCTgtttgagaaaggagaggactgcACTGAGAGATGGCATAGAATAATAGTTAAAAGCCTGGAGCCAAACTTGGGTTCAAAATCTCAGCCCTTGcaatgctgatgggaatgtaaaatggtgcaactgctgtggaaaacagtagggtggttcctcaaaaagttaaacatagaattaccatatgacccagcaattccacccttaggtatatatccaaaagaactgaaaacagagactcgAAGAAATATTTGTAgaccaatgtttacagcagtattcacaacagtcaaaagggggaaacaacccaaatgcccatcaacagataaatggttaaacaaaatgtgatatatacatatgatggagtattatccagccataaaatagaatgaagttctgatacatgctataacatggatgaaccttaaaacatTATGGCCTTTTTGTCCGACATCTTATCAAGGCTGCAGTGGGAGCGACTGCTCTCTGAACTTCGCCATGCTGCCCAAGGACgataagaagaagaaagatgCTGGAAAGTCGGCGAAGAAAGACAAAGACCCAGTGAACAAATCTGGGGGCAAAGCCAAAAAGAAGAAGTGGTCCAAAGGCAAAGTTCGGGACAAGCTCAATAACCTAGTGTTGTTTGACAAAGCCACTTATGACAAACTCTGTAAGGAAGTTCCCAACTACAAGCTCATAACTCCTGCTGTTGTCTCTGAGAGACTGAAGATTCAAGGTTCCCTGGCCAGGGCAGCCCTTCAGGAGCTGCTTAGTAAAGGACTTATTAAGCTGGTTTCAAAACACAGAGCTCAAGTAATTTACACCAGAAACACCAAGGGTGGAGATGCCCCAGCTGCTGGTGAAGATGCATGAACAGGTCCAACCAActgtacattttgaaaaataaaactttattaaataaaaaaaaaaattattatgctaagtaaaataagccagacacaaaaggacaaatattgtatgagtccatttatatgaaatagctagaataagcaaattcagagagacaaaaagaagaggttaccaggggataggggaaagagggaatggggagttattgcttaatgggtaaagagtttctgttttgagtgataaaagttttagtaatggaaggtggtgatgatagcacaacactgtaaaagcaattaacgccactgaattgtatgcttaaaatggttaaaatgggaaattgggTGTGGTACATTGTgggtgctgaattggctgcccacattacatatgttatcacaataaaaataaaaataaaaataaaaataacccagTCCTGACACTTACCAACTatatgaacttgggcaagttagttaccttctccaggcctcagtttcctcttttaatgAAGAATTAATAACAGTATTTACTTCCAAGGGttatatgaggattaaatgatatccATATAATTTAAGACTAATTCCTGGTAGTATGGCTAAGTGCTAtctaagtgttagctattattattattattccatttgGGAGCAATTTTAGGTTACTAAGGAGCCTGGCTGCTATTGTCTTATGCTGAAGAGGGAGTGTGAGTGAGAGATGCTTCTACCTTGAGCTATCTATCTGCCAAGTCTCAGAGATCTGAGTAGGAAGGACCAAATTCTCTATTCTGTTGCTCCTAAGAGAGATCAAGAAAGGCAGATTCCCATGACCTAGATAACAAGGGTTTGGGACTAATTCAGCACAGAAAGGGAAAGACCTAAGGTCAGAGCTCTACCTGCACGCACAGTGGATCTGAGACAACAGATCTGGCTCTTGCATTCAGTGGCATCAGTGTCTCCGTGCTATACTCTTCTCACTTCTTAATTACAGGCAGCTTTCTCCATACACAATGAGGATCTTAATGCTTTCAGAATGGCCTCTGActgcatctttttattttattttaattattgttatcAGTCTTGCTCTGCTATTGTTAGGAAGAAGCAAGTGCATTAGGAATGAAGGAGCCTGAGTCCGCCCAGCATGCATCTGTGGAGCCGCAGCTCAGAAGGAAGCTTTAGCACAAAGCCCCTCTGTTAGGGCAGCACACTAACCCCTGTGTGTTCCTCTCACATGAGCACAGGGGCTGGAACGGGCTCCTCCTGTTCCCTTTTTCACCCTCCTCCCACCTTTCCCAGAGGGAGATCCTGTTCACACCAAAGAAAGCCAAGAACATTTCGTTCAGCAGTAAGAACAGGTGGCAGCACCAATAAGGAACAAAAACTGGTATTCTTCCAATTGCTGAGTTCTAtggcaggaaagaagaaagggcagGCAGAACCAAAACCCAGGAATCATTTTTCCTTGGGGGGTCCCTGATGGTTCTATTTCAGTAAACAGAGAAAATCCACCTTTgaagtctctctctctgctcttcaCAGGGTGAAACCAGAGGTCTTCcttctcattctcaggaaaaggCAAATTCAGTG includes the following:
- the LOC119510071 gene encoding 40S ribosomal protein S25-like; translation: MLPKDDKKKKDAGKSAKKDKDPVNKSGGKAKKKKWSKGKVRDKLNNLVLFDKATYDKLCKEVPNYKLITPAVVSERLKIQGSLARAALQELLSKGLIKLVSKHRAQVIYTRNTKGGDAPAAGEDA